One Megalops cyprinoides isolate fMegCyp1 chromosome 23, fMegCyp1.pri, whole genome shotgun sequence genomic region harbors:
- the LOC118770663 gene encoding lipase maturation factor 2-like: MRGVRLPRHMFLWNLSVIYMFAFASLYVQIPGLYGNEGILPARWQMRYTGKALLEQLQDSPTLLWLGPHLGLDTQQGMELICLLGALLALGAMVLEPLRGSLVFLCLWVLYRSLVEVGQVFLYFQWDSLLLETGFLAILIAPLDLFRGKSSMKLHDGITFWLPRWLLFRLMFASGVVKLTSRCPTWWGLTALTYHYETQCIPTPLAWYAHQLPVWFQKLSVVATFVIEIAVPFLFFSPVRCLRLGAFYMQVLLQVLIILSGNYNFFNLLTITLCFSLLDDDHVSSWFMRGKKAQSNTWPQAILSWAAFLVGLAVWGLIIYWTKVYFGLEINWEKSTVSSQTAFTYYQFNQFLKTVTVPSIWIGVLSLTWEIITAMFRCVNVKGVFRKMWATVQWAIFSAAAVSMFAISAVPYSFIEYESNSNIWPGVIKMYSAVERYQLVNSYGLFRRMTGVGGRPEVVIEGSMDRVTWTEIEFMYKPGNVSGPLPFVAPHQPRLDWQMWFAALRPQAQSPWFTSLVHRLLQGKRDVVELIQVEESQYPFSQQPPAFIRARLYKYWFTEARADRPLTQQWWTRQYVEDFYPTVHLGDPSLHSLLSQYGFKDKGGARRVSEALVPWTLQLVRGQVRGLSGPLVLWSLFCTGAAICLLRVLFSRASESSGGSSRLKNLHAEQNSKAAPPNMEKKKEEEEEEESEATHGEKGDLEAEEGEEDGKSETNHGEKGDSREEEGEKSEATMGAEDDEEEAKHREKGDSEETLQDSDTSPRRRKC; encoded by the exons ATGAGGGGTGTGAGATTGCCGAGGCATATGTTCCTATGGAACTTATCAGTTATTTATATGTTTGCCTTTGCATCCCTTTACGTTCAGATTCCAG GTCTCTATGGAAACGAGGGCATCCTGCCGGCGCGCTGGCAGATGCGCTACACGGGGAAGgccctgctggagcagctgcaggactCCCCCACCCTGCTGTGGCTGGGCCCCCACTTGGGTCTGGACACCCAGCAGGGCATGGAGCTCATCTGCCTGCTGGGGGCGCTGCTGGCCCTGGGGGCCATGGTCCTGGAGCCGCTGCGGGGCAGCCTGGTGTTCCTCTGCCTGTGGGTGCTATACCGATCCCTCGTTGAG GTTGGGCAAGTATTTCTCTACTTCCAGTG GGACAGCCTCCTTCTGGAGACGGGCTTTCTGGCCATCCTGATCGCCCCTCTGGACCTGTTCCGTGGGAAGTCCTCCATGAAGCTCCATGATGGCATCACCTTCTGGCTGCCCCGCTGGCTGCTCTTCCGCCTCATGTTCGCCTCGGGCGTGGTCAAGCTCACCAGCCGCTGCCCGACCTGGTGGGGCCTCACCG CGCTGACGTACCACTACGAGACCCAGTGCATCCCCACCCCGCTGGCCTGGTACGCCCACCAGCTGCCTGTGTGGTTCCAGAAGCTCAGCGTGGTGGCCACCTTCGTCATCGAGATCGCCgtccccttcctcttcttctcgCCTGTGAGGTGCCTGCGTCTGGGTGCCTTCTACATGCAA GTTCTTCTCCAGGTGCTCATCATTCTGTCTGGGAACTACAACTTCTTTAACCTTCTCACCATCACCCTCTGCTTCTCGCTTCTGGACGACGACCACGTGAGCTCCTGGTTCATGCGTGGCAAGAAGGCGCAATCCAACA CCTGGCCTCAGGCCATTCTCTCATGGGCAGCGTTTCTGGTCGGGCTGGCTGTCTGGGGTCTTATCATCTACTGGACTAAGGTTTATTTTGGACTGGAAATCAACTGGGAGAAGAGCACTGTGTCCTCGCAGACTG CTTTTACCTACTATCAGTTCAACCAATTTCTGAAGACAGTGACTGTTCCCAGTATTTGGATTGGAGTGCTCTCTCTGACCTGGGAAATCATCACAGCAATGTTCAG GTGTGTCAATGTGAAAGGAGTGTTCCGGAAAATGTGGGCCACCGTGCAGTGGGCCATCTTCTCCGCCGCCGCGGTCAGCATGTTCGCCATCAGCGCG GTTCCCTACAGTTTCATCGAGTACGAATCCAACAGTAATATCTGGCCGGGTGTGATAAAGATGTACAGTGCCGTGGAGCGGTACCAGCTGGTCAACTCCTACGGCCTGTTCAGGAGGATGACCGGGGTCGGAGGTCGCCCAGAGGTGGTGATCGAGGGCAGCATGGACAGGGTGACCTGGACG gAGATCGAGTTCATGTACAAGCCGGGGAACGTGAGCGGGCCCCTGCCCTTTGTGGCCCCCCACCAGCCCCGGCTGGACTGGCAGATGTGGTTTGCCGCCCTGCGCCCCCAGGCCCAGAGCCCCTGGTTCACCAGCCTGGTGCACCGGCTACTACAGGGCAAGAGAGACg TGGTTGAGCTGATCCAGGTGGAGGAGTCCCAGTACCCCTTCAGCCAGCAGCCCCCAGCCTTCATCCGGGCCCGGCTCTACAAGTACTGGTTCACAGAGGCCCGCGCAGACAG GCCGCTAACCCAGCAATGGTGGACGAGGCAGTACGTGGAGGACTTCTATCCCACAGTTCACCTGGGCGATCCTTCGCTGCACAGCCTGCTCAGCCAGTACGGATTCAAG GATAAGGGCGGGGCCCGGCGTGTCTCAGAGGCCCTGGTCCCCTGGACCCTGCAGCTGGTCAGGGGGCAAGTCCGGGGCCTCTCGGGGCCCCTGGTGCTCTGGTCCCTCTTCTGCACAGGGGCAGCCATCTGTCTCCTGAGGGTGCTGTTCTCTAGGGCCTCCGAATCCTCTGGGGGCAGCAGCAGGCTCAAAAACCTCCATGCTGAGCAGAACAGCAAGGCAGCTCCACCCAAcatggagaagaagaaggaggaggaggaggaggaggagtctgAGGCTACCCATGGAGAGAAGGGGGACTTGGAGgcggaggagggagaggaggatgggAAGTCTGAGACCAACCATGGAGAAAAGGGGGACtcgagagaggaggagggcgagAAGTCTGAGGCCACCATGGGGGCGGAGGATGACGAGGAAGAGGCCaagcacagagagaagggggactCAGAGGAGACACTGCAGGATTCAGACACGAGCCCCAGGAGAAGGAAGTGTTAA